Genomic window (Nitrosophilus kaiyonis):
CGCTTTTCAAAAAATAGTTTTCATCATTTCCAATAAGTGCTAAAGCTATAATTTTTCTAATATATCTCCTACTCTCTTTTGGTAAATATCTCTTTTTAGGATCGATTAAAACATTTAAATCTTTTGTTTTAGCTCTTTTAATAGCTCTTATTACCCTTCCCTCTCCTGAATTGTAAGCAAGAGCAGCAAGATACCATCTTCCAAATTTTTTATGAAGATATTTTAGATATTTTATAGCCGCTTTGGTTGATTTTACAGGATCTTTTCTTTCATCAACGTACTCATCAATTCTTAATCCATATTTTTTAGCAGTTTGAGGCATAAATTGCCAAATTCCTATAGCTTTTTTATTTGATTTTGCATGTAGTGAAAAATTTGATTCAGCCATAGCCATAAAAAGAAAAACTTGAGGTATTTTTGCTTCACTTATCAATCTTTTAATTGTAGGAATATATATAAATGAATCACTTTTTGTATTAAAAAAGTGGCTTTTTTTATATTTTTTGAACTCTTTTTTAATTGCAATAAAATCTTTATTTGCAATAAAAGATGTATCCACATCAAGACTTCTTAATATTTCTATCTCTTTATTATAAAATTTTCCAAAATCAAGACTTGCAAAAATCTGTATAGCAAATAATAGTATTAAAAAAATCTTTTTCAAAAAATCTCCTCAATTTTTGATTTTGCTTTATTTTATTAAAATTTTTATAAAAAACATTTAAATAATCTTTTTGCATTCTCTGTAGTTATATTACATACCTCATCAAAATCCATATTCAAAATCTCAGCTATTTTTTTCGCAATAAATATTGTATAGTAAGGCTCATTTCTTTTTCCTCTATATGGATGAGGAGTGAGATATGGAGAATCTGTCTCTATTAAAATTTTATTTATAGGAATTTTTGGAAGAATATTTACTAATTTTTTTGCATTTTTAAAAGTTATAACACCACCTATACCAAAGTAGAAATTGTGTTTATCTAAATCCAATAAAATCTCACTTGCATTAAAGCAGTGCAACACACCACCAACCTCTTTTGCACCATTTTCTATTAAAATCTCTCTTGAATCAAAACTTGCTTCTCTTATATGAACAATTAAAGGCTTATTTACCTCTTTTGCAATTTTTATATGCTCAATAAAAATCTCTTTTTGTCTTTTTTTTATCTTTTCTTTTTCCTTTTGCTCTTTAGGAAGTCTATAATAATCTAACCCACACTCGCCAACAGCTACACATTTTGGATGATCTAAAAATTTTAAAAGATAATCTTTATCAAACTTATCTATCTCATATGGATGAACCCCGGCTGCGAAAAAAACTTCATCATACTTTTCACTAATCTCTTTTGCCCTCTCTAAATCATCAGGATCAGCTCCTGGAATGATAAATCCTTTAACATCATGCTCTTTTGCTCTTTTTATAACTTCGTCCAAATCATCTTTAAACCTTTCATCATCCAAATGACAATGTGTATCAATTATCAAAATATCTCCTTTTTTAATTAGGCATTAGGAATTAGGAATTGGGAATTGGCCGCTTCACCCCTTATCCCCTTACCTCCTTACTTTCTAACTTTCTAACTCTCTCACTCACAAAAATCTAACCAAAAATCTTCATTCGCTTCGCTCATTTGATTTTTTTCAATGTAAACTAGCTGTTCGTATGCTCAGACACAAAATTCCTTGATTTCGGCTTCGCATATACTCTCGTCTTCGCTTCGGGACGCAAGCAAAGCAGTTTGCTTGCTCAAAGCTTCACTTTGCCCTCGCTCACTATCCCGCTATGCCCCTATTCCACTAATCTAGTATTACTTAACATCTTCTTAGCAAACTCTTGAGCCTCTTTTGTTATCTCTTCACCACTTATTATTCTAGCTATCTCTTTAATTCTATCATTTAAATTTAACTCTTTTACAACACTTTTTCCATCCTCTTTAGTGACTAAAAAATGTTGATTGGCTAATGAACTAAGCTGAGATTGATGAGATATTGCAAAAATTTGATATTTTTTTGATAACTCTTTTAATATTTTTGCTACTCCCATTGACTCTTCACCACTAACATTTGCATCAATCTCATCTAAAATCAAAATATGATTTTTGATATCTTTATATCTGCTCCATGCAGCCATAAAGGCAAGTCTTAGCCTATTAAACTCTCCTGAGCTTATATTTTTAAAATTTACACCTTGAAGCTCTAATGAAAAATGATCTGTACCTGTTTCATCCATCTCTTTTGAACTATATTTGATATTTGCTTTTGGAAGTTTTAGATCTTTTATAAATTTGTTAATATCTTCTTCTAAAAGAGTTGAAGCTTGTTTTCTGTATTTACTCAATTCATCTACTAATTTTTTCAAATCATCTAATAACTTTTGAAGCTCATTTTCTAATTTTTCCTTTTCAAAACTAATATTTTCATATTTTTTTAACTCTTTAACTTTTTTCTCTCTATATTCTATAGCTTCTTCTATAGAACCATATCTTCTTTTTAATTCTGATAGCTCTTCAATCCTATTTAAAATATTTTCGATATCCATATCCTCAAGTTCAAGCAATCTTTGCTTTTCATTTTCAAATATCTCTCTTAGTTCATTCATAGCTTCATCAAAAAAAGAGCTATCTTTTCCTATCTTTTCTAAAGCATCAATGATATAACTTTCATATTCAAAAATATTTTCTGCCCTAGTTATTGCCTCTTGAATTTTTTCTCTTTTTGAAAGATCTTTCTTGATAGAAATTAATTCCTCATATTCCCCTATTTTAGGAGAGACTCTATCTATTTTTTCAATTTCATATTTTGCAAATTCAATTAAATCATTTACTTTTTTTTCCTCTTCTTTAATCTTTTCATACTCTTCATTTAATTTTTTATATCTGTAATAACTATTTTTAAATTGTTCTAAAATATTTTTAAAATCTTCGTATTTTTTTGAAGCAATATCATCTAAAACTTTTATAATATTTTTACTTTTAAAAATTTCTTCATCTTTTTGACTCAAATAACTCACATAATTTTTAAAAATTTTTGATAAATTTTTTTTAGATACCATTTGTGAATTAATAAAATATCTTACTTTTTCTTTTTTTATTCCTTTTATAACTAATAATTCATCATTTTCTATTCCATAATCTTCTAAGTTTAAATCTATATCTAAAGTCACTTCGCTAACAGTAGCATTTTGATTTTTTAGTCCAAAAAGAGCAAGTATTGAATCAATTAAAACTGATTTTCCAGCACCACTTGGGCCAGTAAAAACAATAAGACCTTTTTTAAATTCTAATGAAATATTTTCAAAAGATAAGCAATTTTTTAAATAAAATCTCTCAATCAATTACATCCCCCAATGAAGCTTTTCTCTTAAAACTTCAAAATAGTTTCTCTCTAATCTATGAATAAGTTTAGCACCAATTTTTGCCTTTTTTATTGTGATAGAATCTTCAGGAGTAAATTCATATATCTCTTGGCCATCTATAACCATTAACGCATTTTCTTTTACAGTTTTTATCTCTATCTCAAACTCTGCAGGCAATACAAGCGGCCTTTGTGTAAGTGAGTGAGGACATATTGGTGTTAAAATATATGCATCAGTTAAAGGATAAACTACCGGTCCACCTGAAGCAAGATTATAAGCAGTTGATCCAGTTGGAGTAGAGATAATCAATCCATCTCCATAATATGTATTAAACCATTTTTTATCTATAAATGCATCAACGTGAATCATTTTAGATATTGAACGCCTTGTAATAACTATATCATTAAAAGAATACATCTTCTCTTTTTTTCCAGATATCGATGCTTCCATCATCATACGATTATCAATTCTATATTCACCTTTTTTTAATTTTTTTATAAAGTCTTCAATCTCATTTGGCAAAATATCAGTTAAAAAACCAAGTTTACCTACATATATTCCAAGAACTGGTTTATGGCATCTATAACTTCTTCTAACTAAAGAGATTAAAGTTCCATCGCCTCCAATAGATACTAAAATATCGCTATCTTTACACATTGAATCAAACTCTTGTCCCATAACATCAATCATTGAGGCACTTATGCTATCTATTAAAACTTCAATATTCTCTTTTTCAAAAGCACTCTTAATTTTAAAAAAAAGCTCTTTTAATTCAGGTGATGATGGTCTTAAGATTACTCCAACTTTTTTAATATCCATAAATTTCCTTCATAATTTTAGTAATTGGTAATTAAGAATTGGGAATTAGTTTTCCTTCAACCTTCCCTCTTCTACCTTTTTCACTTTTTAAATCTTAAATCATACATCCATTACCAATATACTAATAACTAATTTTATATTTCTTAAAGTCATAATTTTATCATAACTTAAACGAAACTCATGTAAAATCAGCCTCAAAAAAACTGTTAAAGGATATGATTTGAGAACAGATTTCTGTGCTGAATTAAATGAAGAAGATACTGGCAAAGAGGTTGTTCTTTGTGGATGGGCCAATAGCTATCGTGATCATGGTGGTGTAATATTTATTGACTTAAGAGATAAAACTGGAATTATTCAACTTGTATGTGATCCTGCAGATAGTCCAGAAGCTCATAAAATTGCTACTGAAGTTAGAGATGAATATGTTTTAATAGCTAAAGGAAAAGTAAGACTAAGAGGCGAAGGTTTAGAAAATCCAAAACTAAAAACCGGGAAAATAGAAGTAGTTGTTGATGAACTAAAAATAGAAAATAGAAGTGAACCGACACCTTTTGTTATTGGTGATGAAAATGTTAATGAAGAGATAAGATTAAAATATAGATATTTAGATCTTAGAACAAAAAAAGCTTATGAAACTTTTAGACTCAGAAGTAAAGCTGCAATTGCGGCAAGAAACTTTTTAGATGCAAATGGTTTTTTAGAAGTTGAAACACCTATACTTACAAAATCTACTCCTGAAGGCGCAAGGGATTATCTAGTTCCAAGTAGATTATATCCTGGAGAGTTTTATGCACTTCCACAATCTCCACAGCTTTTTAAGCAGCTTTTGATGGTAAGTGGTTTTGATAGATATTTTCAGATTGCAAAATGTTTTAGAGATGAGGATTTAAGAGCAGATAGACAGCCAGAATTTACTCAAATAGATGTTGAGATGAGTTTTTGCACTGAAGATGATGTGATAAATATAGCTGAAGGATTGATAAAAACGATATTTGCTGCATGCGGAATAAATATAAAAACTCCATTTAAAAGAATGCCTTATACTGAAGCTATGGAAAACTATGGAACTGATAAACCAGATTTAAGATTTGATTTAAAACTTGTTGATGTTATTGATATCTTTGAAAATACAAATTTAAAAGTTTTTAGAGAGATTGCACAATTTAAAAAATTAAATCGTATAAAAGCTCTTCCAGTACCAGGGGGAGAAAAACTAACAAGAAAAGAGATAGATTCACTAACAGAATTTGTTGCTAAATTTGGTGCTAAAGGCCTTGCTTGGGTAAAAGTAAAAGAGAATAATGAGCTTCAAGGACCTATTGTAAAATTTTTAAGTGATGAAGAAAAAAATGCTCTTATTGAAAGATGCAATGTAAAAAATGGAGATTTGATATTTTTTGGAGCTGGAAGTAAAAGAGTAGTTTTAGATTATATGGGAAGATTAAGAGATAGATTGGGTGATATGCTAGGCTTAAAAGATCCAAATGTATATGAATTTTTATGGGTTGTAGATTTTCCTATGTTTGAAATTGAAGAAGGGCACGTAAAAGTTAAAGCTCTTCATCATCCATTTACAATGCCAAAAAATATAGATGAAGAAGAGATTGAAGATATGACAAGCCAAGCTTATGATATGGTTGTTAATGGAGTTGAGTTAGGTGGTGGAAGTATAAGGATACATAAAACAGAAATTCAAAAGAAAGTATTTGAAATTCTTGGCATAACCCAGGAAGAAGCAGAAGAAAAATTTGGATTTTTACTAGAAGCTTTAAAATTTGGTGCACCTCCACATGGGGGATTTGCTATAGGTTTTGATAGACTTATAATGCTTTTAACAAAAAAAGATAATATTAGAGATGTTATAGCTTTTCCAAAAACGCAAAAAGCACAATGTTTATTAACAAATGCACCAAGTAAAGTAGAGCCAGATCAATTAAAAGAGTTACATATAAGAGTTAGAGAACCAAAAAAAGTATGAGATTAATAGACGCAAAAAGTGGTGATATTGTAAAAATTGTTGGTTTTGAAGGTGAATGTGACGAATTTAAATGTAGATTATCAGCCATGGGTTTTATGATAGGTGATATAATAAAAGTATTAAACAAAGGTTTTTTTGGACCAATACAAATAGAAGCAAATGGTGCAAAAATAGCTCTTTGCAGGGGACAAGCACAAAAAATACTTGTTAAAAAAGTTGAGTAGTTAAGTAATTGAGGGGTTGAGTAGTTAAGTGGTTTTTATTTCATTACTACTCAACTATTTTAACCACTAAATAATAACAACTCAACCAATTTAACTTTTTTAACTAATATAACCAAACGAGGAGAAAACAATGAAAAAGCTTTTTTTAATTATTGGAGCACCTGGTAGTGGAAAAACTACAGATGCTGAAATTATTGCAAAAAGAAATTCTGATAAATTTGCTCACTATTCTACAGGTGAGCTTCTTAGAGAAGAGGTAAAAAAAGGAACTGCTCTTGGAGCAACAATTGCTAGTTATGTTGACAATGGGAAACTTGTTCCTTTAGATATTGTAATTGATACCATTGTTAATGCCATTAAAAATAGCGATAAAGAAGTTATTATTATAGATGGTTTTCCTAGAAGCGTTGAACAGATGAAAGCTCTTGATGAAATACTTTCAAAAAATCCTGATATTAAACTTGAATCTGTAATTGAAGTAGTTGTAAGTGAAGATGTAGCAAGAGAGAGAGTTTTAGGTAGAGCAAGAGGTGCTGATGATAATGTTGAAGTTTTTAATAATAGAATGAAAGTTTATTTAGAACCATTAGGGGAAATTGAAAAATTTTATGAAGAGAAAGGATTACTAAAAAAAATTAATGGTGAAAGAACTATCGAAGAGATAGTTGATGAGATGGAAGAGTTTATAAAGAGTAAAATTGGTTAATTGGTATATTGGTTATTAGTTATTGGTAAAAAGTTAAATATCTAATATACCAATACACAAATAACCAATTACCATTGTTAAAGGAGTTGCGTGTCAATAAAAAATCCAAACTTCTATCTTGTGATAATAGGTACTGAAATATTAAATGGACGAAGAGAGGATAAACATTTTAAATTTGTAAGAGATGAACTTTTAAAAAGAGGTTGGGAATTAACAGCAACTTTTATAATAAATGATAATCCTAGTTTAATAGAAAAAACTTTTAGACTTATTAAAGATGATCCTAAAAGTGTAATGTTTAGTTTTGGTGGAATTGGTGCAACTCCAGATGATTTAACAAGAGAGATTGCTGCTAAAGTTTTTAGAAACTCTCAAATGGAAGAGAATAGTAAAGCAAAAGAGCTAATAATTGAACAGTTCAAAGAAAAAGCATATCCATATAGAATAAATATGGCAAAATTGCCTAAAAATGCAAAACTATTACCAAATCCAGTAAATAAAGTCCCAGGATTTTATCTTGATGAAAGATACTTTTTTGTTCCTGGTTTTCCTCAAATGTCTCATTTTATGATTAAGTATGCTCTTGATAAGTATTATCCAAAAAATAGTGAAAAATATAGATATACTATATGTGTTGAAGCAAGTGAAAATGATTTAATGGATATTATGAAAAAAATACCAAAAGATGTTGAATTTTCTTCACTTCCTTCTATAGAAGAAGGACAATACAAAGATGTTATCTCTATAGCTTCATATAGTAATGATGAAGCAAAAAATTGGATTGAATTTTTTATAAAAGAGGTTGAGAAAAAAGGCTTTAAATATAAAAAAGGCAAAAATTGCATATAGTCAATCTTCTAATCACTCTTGATCTTCCATATGTAAAGAGTAAAAAAGGTAGAAGAAAAATTATAAACTCTATAAAAGAGAGATTATCAAAGCATAATCTATCAATTTTAGATATTTCAAGTGAATATCCAAAAGAGGCAGAAATTGCTATTGCTTTTTTATCTTTAAGTGAAATAGATGCTAAGAAAAAAATTCAAACTATAGAAAAAATTTTAGATAGATATTTTAGTGATGTCGAATACTCCATCTCTTATGAAATTTTATAGTTTATATATTTAATTTGACTTCTTACTATTTTCCAAATAAAATTTAAAATATTAAAAATATCTACTAAAAAAAGGAAAATAAATGGCTTATATAAATTTACC
Coding sequences:
- a CDS encoding transglycosylase SLT domain-containing protein, which translates into the protein MKKIFLILLFAIQIFASLDFGKFYNKEIEILRSLDVDTSFIANKDFIAIKKEFKKYKKSHFFNTKSDSFIYIPTIKRLISEAKIPQVFLFMAMAESNFSLHAKSNKKAIGIWQFMPQTAKKYGLRIDEYVDERKDPVKSTKAAIKYLKYLHKKFGRWYLAALAYNSGEGRVIRAIKRAKTKDLNVLIDPKKRYLPKESRRYIRKIIALALIGNDENYFLKSDFDYILNRGSAYSLAIVKAKGGDVIDDIAKNIRIKSSILRELNAHLKYGFVPPYAKNYDIYIPYIKLADFKENYKPSNIKKAFIIYKVKKGDSLAKIANKYEISYKMIKDFNKLKSNILKINQTLIIPIPKKSKIVYRVKKGDTLLSISKRYGITVAKLKKLNDKKNHLIRVGEKLVIIN
- a CDS encoding DUF503 family protein, with protein sequence MHIVNLLITLDLPYVKSKKGRRKIINSIKERLSKHNLSILDISSEYPKEAEIAIAFLSLSEIDAKKKIQTIEKILDRYFSDVEYSISYEIL
- a CDS encoding FeoA family protein — encoded protein: MRLIDAKSGDIVKIVGFEGECDEFKCRLSAMGFMIGDIIKVLNKGFFGPIQIEANGAKIALCRGQAQKILVKKVE
- a CDS encoding AAA family ATPase produces the protein MIERFYLKNCLSFENISLEFKKGLIVFTGPSGAGKSVLIDSILALFGLKNQNATVSEVTLDIDLNLEDYGIENDELLVIKGIKKEKVRYFINSQMVSKKNLSKIFKNYVSYLSQKDEEIFKSKNIIKVLDDIASKKYEDFKNILEQFKNSYYRYKKLNEEYEKIKEEEKKVNDLIEFAKYEIEKIDRVSPKIGEYEELISIKKDLSKREKIQEAITRAENIFEYESYIIDALEKIGKDSSFFDEAMNELREIFENEKQRLLELEDMDIENILNRIEELSELKRRYGSIEEAIEYREKKVKELKKYENISFEKEKLENELQKLLDDLKKLVDELSKYRKQASTLLEEDINKFIKDLKLPKANIKYSSKEMDETGTDHFSLELQGVNFKNISSGEFNRLRLAFMAAWSRYKDIKNHILILDEIDANVSGEESMGVAKILKELSKKYQIFAISHQSQLSSLANQHFLVTKEDGKSVVKELNLNDRIKEIARIISGEEITKEAQEFAKKMLSNTRLVE
- a CDS encoding TatD family hydrolase produces the protein MIIDTHCHLDDERFKDDLDEVIKRAKEHDVKGFIIPGADPDDLERAKEISEKYDEVFFAAGVHPYEIDKFDKDYLLKFLDHPKCVAVGECGLDYYRLPKEQKEKEKIKKRQKEIFIEHIKIAKEVNKPLIVHIREASFDSREILIENGAKEVGGVLHCFNASEILLDLDKHNFYFGIGGVITFKNAKKLVNILPKIPINKILIETDSPYLTPHPYRGKRNEPYYTIFIAKKIAEILNMDFDEVCNITTENAKRLFKCFL
- a CDS encoding adenylate kinase, translating into MKKLFLIIGAPGSGKTTDAEIIAKRNSDKFAHYSTGELLREEVKKGTALGATIASYVDNGKLVPLDIVIDTIVNAIKNSDKEVIIIDGFPRSVEQMKALDEILSKNPDIKLESVIEVVVSEDVARERVLGRARGADDNVEVFNNRMKVYLEPLGEIEKFYEEKGLLKKINGERTIEEIVDEMEEFIKSKIG
- a CDS encoding NAD(+)/NADH kinase, with the translated sequence MDIKKVGVILRPSSPELKELFFKIKSAFEKENIEVLIDSISASMIDVMGQEFDSMCKDSDILVSIGGDGTLISLVRRSYRCHKPVLGIYVGKLGFLTDILPNEIEDFIKKLKKGEYRIDNRMMMEASISGKKEKMYSFNDIVITRRSISKMIHVDAFIDKKWFNTYYGDGLIISTPTGSTAYNLASGGPVVYPLTDAYILTPICPHSLTQRPLVLPAEFEIEIKTVKENALMVIDGQEIYEFTPEDSITIKKAKIGAKLIHRLERNYFEVLREKLHWGM
- the aspS gene encoding aspartate--tRNA ligase, with the translated sequence MRTDFCAELNEEDTGKEVVLCGWANSYRDHGGVIFIDLRDKTGIIQLVCDPADSPEAHKIATEVRDEYVLIAKGKVRLRGEGLENPKLKTGKIEVVVDELKIENRSEPTPFVIGDENVNEEIRLKYRYLDLRTKKAYETFRLRSKAAIAARNFLDANGFLEVETPILTKSTPEGARDYLVPSRLYPGEFYALPQSPQLFKQLLMVSGFDRYFQIAKCFRDEDLRADRQPEFTQIDVEMSFCTEDDVINIAEGLIKTIFAACGINIKTPFKRMPYTEAMENYGTDKPDLRFDLKLVDVIDIFENTNLKVFREIAQFKKLNRIKALPVPGGEKLTRKEIDSLTEFVAKFGAKGLAWVKVKENNELQGPIVKFLSDEEKNALIERCNVKNGDLIFFGAGSKRVVLDYMGRLRDRLGDMLGLKDPNVYEFLWVVDFPMFEIEEGHVKVKALHHPFTMPKNIDEEEIEDMTSQAYDMVVNGVELGGGSIRIHKTEIQKKVFEILGITQEEAEEKFGFLLEALKFGAPPHGGFAIGFDRLIMLLTKKDNIRDVIAFPKTQKAQCLLTNAPSKVEPDQLKELHIRVREPKKV
- a CDS encoding competence/damage-inducible protein A; its protein translation is MSIKNPNFYLVIIGTEILNGRREDKHFKFVRDELLKRGWELTATFIINDNPSLIEKTFRLIKDDPKSVMFSFGGIGATPDDLTREIAAKVFRNSQMEENSKAKELIIEQFKEKAYPYRINMAKLPKNAKLLPNPVNKVPGFYLDERYFFVPGFPQMSHFMIKYALDKYYPKNSEKYRYTICVEASENDLMDIMKKIPKDVEFSSLPSIEEGQYKDVISIASYSNDEAKNWIEFFIKEVEKKGFKYKKGKNCI